From the genome of Oryza glaberrima chromosome 1, OglaRS2, whole genome shotgun sequence:
ATATAATACTTTTGTGTTATATTTAATGGAATCCACCATATATCAAGTTTTACACGGAATCAAGCCTCATATACGaaattgttgaatagtcccgtATTAGTTGTGGAAGTGTAAGggacctaatatataagtggggaCCCTCTCACCTtattggctagcttttgggatGAAAAAGACCATTTACGTTCTTACAACTGATATTAGAGCCTGGCTAGTTCAACATCTCTAACTCGAGGGACAAAGTGTGTGAATGCCTGATGAACCGTGTGTGCCTATGGGGCCCGTATAGGGATCGTGGGAAAATGGTAAAGGGACGGTAAACGGCTGAGGGACACACCGATGTGTGAAtggggagattgttgaatagtcccgcATTGGTTGTGGAGGGCAAGGGACCTAACATTGTCGAcaggtgatacccgtagaccatagagggtattggggtacgttggtacaagaaTCTAcataatacgacatcaagcaaacaaaagatgaggattatactggttcaggccccttgacaggtaatagccctaatccagttgatatgggattatatggtggaaaccacaggttacaaagggaacaatggaacttgtcggatccggcgagatcgtagtcgagttggtttgACTAGATCCCGATGACTTGGCTTCTTGCAGGCTCCAGCTTCGTAGGCCgtgtgggttgtgttggctctgagattcgatgccttaggccCTTCCCGgaggtcccttttatatcgcagatctggaggtttccaagtagaactcggagatatcagACCCTGTACGATACATTAACGACCCaatcttgtccgagtaggattcttcccaTCCATAGATtctgtgaaggatttccttagagTACGCAGGAAGTATCCATATGCGCGTGGGAATACCATaccgatatgtaacgtatatcgaagggtaaagggtatgcctaacccgtaaccctgacagtagcccccgacttctgcttaaaatgaGCTCGTGTAACCATTCGCGACTTCGGGTGTCGAGACTGTTGTCGTTCCCGGTGAGAGGACCGCGGAGATAGGCCGTAGTCGAGCACGCCAtttgaagcccaacggtcacgagcgaattttaaactgaagtccaaaaaaccgctgcgcgtaacggacccagaaatttccgccgggcatctctctctgttccttggaattcgcaccgtcggtagtgtgcctatttaaaggaattttggggatccattttgaagtccacCCACCGTGCAGAAAACATTCCGCCTGTAAGTGCTCTTTGCCTTCTTCGCCGCCACAAGAAACCCTAGTTCATCAACCTAGGCCCTTTCTTCGGCGATCTTCGGTCAGCGATGGACCTCGGCAAATCATCTTCCACCAGTgcgtcgctgaagaagcttcaggaagacggcgcccttcccggtcgtggaaccatggagagggaagcaggaggtactaatccccagcccgtcttaggtcgcatggttgcgattgAAGACTAtattctctgcggttttctctCTCTGCCTTCCGAATTTCTTCTCCTAGTTTTGAActtctatggtctttctcttcctcatttgaaccccaattctatCGCCTTTCTTAGCATCTTTGCTcatctttgcgaggcctacattggtGTAGAGCCTTTTCTTGATCTCTTTCGCTTCTACTACGAGCTGCGTTGGATGGAGTCCAACAGGGTATTTGGTTGcgtcgggttccgacttcgggatggcctgaagtcgcgttatatccccttccagtgcccttcttctcgcagcaaatggcggaataggtggttctatcttgaGATCAAATATTCGGACCCTGTCTTCGTTGTTCCCAAAGAACAACCtgacaagatttcgtcttggaccgcaaagccccccttgaccccctctctttggtcgtttatcgacatcatcgacgatctccgagtacggggcttgtcggggtatgaagtcgttgcagacttcgtcggtaggcggatccagccgctccaggctcgggcCCATCCAGCCTTTAACTATTCCGGACCAGAGGACgtgacccgggtttctcctcggggtatctttctcgcatttaTCCTGGAATGCTTATGTTCGCGTTCCTCTTGATTTATCGAAATTTGGTTCTCGATTCACAGGTCTGAACAGCGAAGccgtggagcgccgcgtcggccaggtgatgatcagtggtCCGACAACGGCGAACGACATCCCCGTGCCCCTTTGTGAAAAGGGGGCGGCCGAACGTGATGACGCTATCAACGTAAGTGTACTCGATAGGCATCCCGCATTTCCCTTTTGAGATCACCTTATGATTTGATTAAGCGTAGGCTCTTCCTctgactgacatcatcgggtcactcgcggaccatcaggtggcggcgtcTCTAAAAgagaaggtcgccaaggaggcgtctgatgctgctgctgccacaacTAGCGGTGGCAATGTTCCGAcgaaggggaggaaattctcctctgtaAGCGGACATCGTCGCAAGGCGTCGACCCCCTCGGTAAGTTATCCTGTCGTCAGATCGTGCAGCCAGAAGGATTTTGCCTTACTTCGCATTGATTGTCtttcaggcctcggacgcgtctcccccgcctccacgacgacaaCGTCTTGTGACggttggcgagaagtaagtagatgAATTTTTATGTTTCCGTGATTCTATTCAAGCGTTGTCTGACCCGTGGTCGTCCCGTAGGGAGGCGCGGGCAAAGGCTGCGCAAGCCAAGTCCGGAGGGACTTCCAGCGCGTCGCCCGCCGcggcctcgacggatgtcgcGCTCGCAGCCGGGAGCCGGGAGGCGACGCCTTGCGGCCCAGTCAGCGATCCCGCGGCAGGTCGTGGTCCGCCagctgccgtcctcacctgggaggagctctaAGTCGAAATGTGGCGCCTCCTcgaagctggtgctcgcggcatcggCCGCGAGATTGCAGAGGCGAGGTCGGAAGCAGCGCTGGCGAACGCGCGTGCTGACCGGCTGGTGTGCGAGTTGGCTGAAGCCCGTGAAGACCTCACGAAGATAAGGGaattggtggccggcaacgagcgacaacggaAGGGGCTCGAGGACCGCATGTCGGAACTCGGGAACAACCTGTCGGAAATCCGGGGttcgttgcgggtcacctacactggcCTGCACCaactcgccggggagtgcggcatcaagtctaccatcccggtgaatcccgacgagttctcgctgaccTCCTCCCTCGCGgaactggcgacggcgatgggggagatcccctccaagcatgcagcCAGGATCGCGGAGGAGACGtcgaacgggatctacaccggggcgtgtcaTGTCCTCGCGTGTGTAAAGCTGTCGcgtcctgaactcgatctgcgcgagatcttggatcagggggcggccagcgacacgcgtaaggaggtgatggaagaagtcggtgatctgggggagtctgttctccccctATTTAAAGAGTAGGACTTCTTATATTTCCAAGACACGCTGTGTAAAACTTGAATTCTGACCGCCTTCGTGCGTGCAATTATCATTCTAGTTTACTTTTGTATGTTGACCTCGGGAACTTTTGTCCTTTGTAGAGAtgctgatgacgaggatgtccagcagcgcgggcagctcGAGTCACTGGCGATAATTCCGGTACTCGAGTTTGAACCACACGTGTCGCCCGACAATGTGGACCAGACCCTTGATTCGAAGACAGGGATGACGACGACTTCCTCAGGTTAGTAGTCCATTCACCCCTTGATGCCCTCCCGACTAGATCAAGCGTGTTCTCGAAAGAGGTGTACAGCTTGACTTAGTGGTTATCACATTAAGCAGATCTCGAGGGTGCCCTTGCTGgccaagatcgtcgtatccaatacTGGAAGATGAAGTTTGAAGTAGCGGAACTTGAGAGAACCATGCTGGCAGTGAAGAAAGAACAGGCTGTGGAGacgctccgaggtcgtgaggtgtggtttaactcgtacttgaagagttgctgcacatctATAGCTAGGGTCTGTAGAGAACTTCGAGTGGTCCGCGGAGATCTCGTggagtcggcggccggatacatctcaTGGCTGAACGGGGCCTATGCCTAACTCGATGGCATCGGCAAGCatatcgacgaggccttgaagcaggagtgtcgtcgatcgagccggtACGCCGGAGGGCACGTGTTCGCTTGCCTGCGAGATCATCGTCCGCGCTAGGACCTCGACTTTCTCCGTGAGGGTTTTGCTcattctcggaggactccggcggagatagaccaTCTGGCGAGGTCGATGTCGCCGTTGGCCGAGAAgatcttccagtctatggactgacgttggccttcttggtagtatTCGTACCCTGTGACAGATATCTTAGAAAAAAGGTGTAATGTAGCGAAAGATTTGTGTAAAAACTGTAACaagtattttgtgaaatagaaaagaaatctatctttaacaaatgtttcttactctggatgtcgtgtgtaagagtgcgttctcagttcacgactttagtcagtcgtttgagtcgtacactctccctagcccccagccttgtcgtcggaggaattttctcggaggataaggctcttggacttttgacctgccttggttgattaagctctgatcctagcccccagccgtgaagttggaaagttaatttccgatttcacggcttggttaatacgcacggcgagaactcttacacgaccagatcttacatggtctttcgtctctacaggatctgacaaggccttatcggctctgggcatCCCCAGCcaaagatcccttaggttcctcggaggccttgtcaagacggcgtaaagggacataaggacaggtttcaacgctaggtgtcatcagggtaagggatcatcgggtgaaaaacactttgattgtaatatgggcctaaaaataggctttattgatactgtaaggtgtcttacaggtatggatggtattgactcatacatagaatttacgtagttggtcaatgttccaagaatttgctaactcgcgaccgTCGCCGTCTGCGATTTTGAATGCGTCTGGCCgtaagacttgtgtgatcgtgtaaagTCCTTCCCATTTTAgtgagagtttgtttcgccctgcttggctttgaacccgtcggaggacatagtcgccgatcgaaagtatgcgtgctcggatgcgcttctcgtggtaacagCGGAGGGCCTGCtgatagctggctgctcgaacggcaactcgttcaCGATGCTCCTCGAGAAGATTTACATCGATGTCTCGCTGTTCCTCTTGGTCCTCGTCGGAgtgcttctgtactcgtgtactctgatgtcgtagctcgccgGGTAGCATAGCCTCAGAGCCGTACACGAgaaagaagggtgtttccttgttagacgttgtcggtgtggtgcgtacggcccatagtactgatgggagttcttcaacccattttttgtcgtgtgacatgagtctgtcgtagacacgggtttttatcccttgtagtactatgccgtttgccctctcgacttgtccgttgctttgagggtgagagaccgaggcgaagcatattTTGACCCCCAgcccgatgcagtaatcctggaaatcggcgctgatgaactgggagccgttgtctgttatgatgcggtgcggtagtccgtatctgcaaaatatccctttgatgaatttgatggcgttgtcggccttaatttcccccgtgggtactgtttcgatccatttggtgaacttgtcgatcgccacgaataggaacctgtagccgccctgtcctcgtgggaatggcccaagtatatctagcccccagcatgAGAACGACCCAgtcagagggatagtctggagcgcttgcgcgggtagctttgtgtgtttactgtggaattgacaggcttcacatagctggaccatgtcgcatgcatctttaagggcggttggccagaaaaaaccttgtcgaaaagctttcccgaccaatgtccgaccggcggcgtgtgacccacaaatgccttcatgtatatcgaggaggaggtgtctgccgtcgtcggacgagacgcatttgagaagtaccccgtttggcgctttcttgtatagatcgttgccgaccatacagtagatctttgctttacgggttattttctcggcctctgtatcgtcctcgggcaactcctcgctgttgatgaatttgattagtgggatgcgccagtcgtctgtggtctcgatatcggcaacggcgcgttctgcctTGGTGACctccgagctaatgtcgggggTGTCCGTGCTAACTTCGCCGCTgacctctttcactgatggcttcgtcaggatgtcgagaaaagtgccgggctcgagcggttctcgtctggacgcacgtcgtgctaggtcgtttggctcgatgttgtccttgcggtagacgtgtcggacctcgatcccatcgaaccttttctctagcttcctaacttctgcgagatacttggataactcggggttagagcatttataatctttgtgcacctaGTTCGCAactagctcggagtcccctttgactattagtcgcttgaccccaagtgcagctgcagctcttatcccggcgagtagtccttcgtattctaCTGTGTTATTGGTCgtcctgaagttgaggtggattgcgtgcttgaattgatctccggagggagacgtcaagataaatcctgcccctgctccttggctgttgagtgcgccatcgaacgccattgtccatgtttcgttgtcgacttggttgtctgatttgttatctggcatagtccaatcggcaatgaaatcggcgagtacctgggacttgatggctgttcgtgacacaaagtggacatcgaactggctcagctcgaccacccatttcgcaatgcggccgacaatgtctttgtttctcacaacttcgccgggagggaaagaggagataactgtgactctgtgggcttgaaagtagtggcgtagcttccttgatgtcatgatgaccgcgtaaagcagcttttggatctgtgggtatcttgtctttgcgtcgtggagagcttcgctaatgtaatagactggtcgttgtactttctctctctcgacaacaatgacggtgctaacggaatatggtgtggcggcaatatagaggaataattcttcattaggttggggagcaacaagtacaggggggtttgataggtagcgcttgagtgcaacgaatgcctcttcggcttcctgtgcccatacaaatttgtcttgtttcttcagcagagcgaagaaaggttgtcctcattctcccatcctagcgacgaacctgctcagtgccgccat
Proteins encoded in this window:
- the LOC127759665 gene encoding uncharacterized protein LOC127759665; protein product: AESTTRLVSEQLSVSWLDSCWPSTSRTGLNSEAVERRVGQVMISGPTTANDIPVPLCEKGAAERDDAINALPLTDIIGSLADHQVAASLKEKVAKEASDAAAATTSGGNVPTKGRKFSSVSGHRRKASTPSASDASPPPPRRQRLVTVGEKEARAKAAQAKSGGTSSASPAAASTDVALAAGSREATPCGPVSDPAAGRGPPAAVLTWEEL